A stretch of Cytophagales bacterium DNA encodes these proteins:
- a CDS encoding sigma-54 dependent transcriptional regulator, with protein MQTSVEKELGKILIIDDDEDVLLAAKMLLKKHAKEVTIEKNPKKIPFLLNNHTYDLILLDMNFSKDITSGKEGFYWLEQILDKDPQAVVILITAFGDVEMAVKALKAGATDFVLKPWQNEKLIATLSSASRLKKSYEEVSQLKQTKKQLQDDSNQAFKDIIGNSEAMKGVFKIIEKVASTDANVLILGENGTGKELIARAIHQKSLRKDNVFIGVDMGAITETLFESELFGHKKGAFTDAKEDRAGRFEIANKGSLFLDEIGNLSLPLQSKLLTAIQKREVTRIGSNKVLPIDIRLICATNMPVYEMVGENTFRQDLLYRINTVEIQLPPLRQRIEDIPLLTDHFSRQYANKYRKPISKIAPGTVKKLQKYSWPGNIRELQHAIERAIIMSDSDTLNPEDFFFLSQKQESVQTAEPDSYNLDDVEKGVIERVINKHNGNISKAAKELGLTRASLYRRLEKYGL; from the coding sequence ATGCAAACATCCGTGGAAAAAGAATTAGGTAAAATATTGATCATCGATGACGATGAAGATGTTTTGTTGGCAGCAAAGATGCTTTTGAAAAAGCATGCGAAGGAAGTGACCATCGAAAAGAATCCAAAGAAGATTCCTTTTTTGCTCAACAATCACACGTATGATTTGATTTTGCTGGACATGAACTTCAGCAAGGACATTACCAGTGGAAAGGAAGGCTTCTATTGGTTGGAACAGATCCTGGACAAGGATCCACAGGCGGTGGTGATTCTGATCACGGCTTTTGGAGATGTAGAGATGGCCGTGAAAGCACTGAAAGCCGGAGCTACCGACTTTGTATTGAAGCCGTGGCAAAACGAGAAACTCATCGCTACACTGTCATCGGCTTCACGATTGAAAAAGTCCTACGAAGAAGTCTCACAGCTAAAACAAACCAAAAAGCAGCTACAAGACGACAGTAATCAGGCCTTCAAGGACATCATTGGTAACAGTGAGGCCATGAAAGGTGTATTCAAGATCATCGAGAAAGTAGCGTCTACTGATGCCAACGTACTGATCCTCGGTGAAAATGGTACCGGAAAAGAATTGATTGCCCGTGCAATCCACCAGAAATCCTTGCGGAAAGACAATGTATTTATTGGCGTGGATATGGGAGCAATCACTGAAACCCTGTTTGAAAGTGAGTTGTTTGGTCATAAGAAAGGAGCATTTACAGATGCCAAAGAAGACCGTGCCGGAAGGTTTGAGATTGCCAATAAAGGAAGCTTGTTTCTCGATGAGATCGGCAATCTGAGCTTGCCACTGCAATCGAAGTTGTTGACAGCAATTCAAAAGAGGGAGGTTACAAGAATTGGATCCAATAAAGTGTTGCCCATTGACATTCGACTGATTTGCGCAACCAACATGCCTGTGTACGAAATGGTGGGAGAAAATACGTTCCGACAGGATTTGCTCTACCGGATCAATACCGTGGAGATCCAGTTACCACCGTTGCGTCAACGGATAGAAGATATTCCATTATTGACAGATCATTTTTCCAGACAGTACGCGAACAAATACCGAAAACCGATTTCTAAAATTGCACCGGGTACGGTAAAGAAGCTGCAGAAATACAGCTGGCCAGGAAATATCCGGGAATTACAACATGCGATTGAACGGGCGATCATCATGTCGGATTCGGATACGTTGAATCCGGAAGATTTCTTCTTCCTTTCTCAGAAACAAGAATCCGTTCAAACGGCAGAGCCTGACAGCTACAACCTGGATGATGTAGAAAAAGGTGTCATCGAACGTGTGATCAATAAGCACAATGGCAACATTTCAAAAGCAGCCAAAGAACTAGGACTGACACGGGCGTCACTCTATCGAAGACTGGAAAAGTATGGTCTTTAA
- a CDS encoding DUF4199 domain-containing protein, which yields MEEATQPSTRSIGIKYGLISGLVGIVLFVVYDLAGIPNDSKIRWISFLPGIVILILAHKAFKDEGNGYMSFGQGMGIGTAAAFFGSLLSAAIMYVYVAVVSTDYFERMAEQNLRTWEEAGMSDAEISAAEQFSGFMMNPAAFTVMALIGGFIGGIIMALIISAFTKKQDPAEII from the coding sequence ATGGAAGAAGCAACCCAACCCTCAACCCGATCAATTGGTATTAAATATGGTCTCATCTCAGGCCTGGTCGGCATTGTACTTTTTGTCGTTTATGACCTGGCTGGAATACCTAATGACAGTAAAATAAGATGGATTAGTTTCCTACCTGGCATCGTTATCCTGATTTTGGCTCACAAAGCATTCAAAGACGAAGGTAATGGCTACATGTCCTTTGGTCAGGGAATGGGTATCGGTACTGCAGCTGCCTTTTTTGGCTCTTTGTTGTCCGCGGCGATCATGTATGTCTATGTTGCCGTTGTAAGCACAGATTACTTTGAAAGAATGGCCGAACAAAATCTAAGAACCTGGGAAGAGGCAGGCATGTCAGATGCGGAAATTTCTGCAGCCGAGCAATTTTCTGGTTTTATGATGAATCCAGCAGCATTCACGGTCATGGCGCTCATTGGTGGTTTCATTGGCGGTATTATCATGGCATTGATCATCTCAGCGTTCACGAAAAAACAAGATCCTGCGGAGATCATATAA
- a CDS encoding ATP-binding protein, with the protein MVFKNFKVQLVTRVALLIGTIYVFTNLANSDAYTFTQGLFLVLILGQVYYLYQFLNKVNRELVTFLKSIHYDDFSLTYPERATKSSMDLVYREFNSVIKKFREIRAEKEAQYTYLKTIVQHVGIGIITVDKIGEIQIINTAARTLLGIKQMKNISQIRSVSPALVDAMESMKTGGRDLIKINREGDEVQLAIYVIELSLRGKEFKLISLQNIQSELEEKEMEAWQNLIRVLTHEIMNSVTPISSLAATVEDELSGYLDNEGDVNPISNEEVEDFHLALQTIHNRSVSLIKFVSDFRNMTRVKLPTIEEHKVCDILKHVISLLKNDMKEQGIELDYHVEPEELLFNVDKEQIEQVVINLVKNAIQALAENEEDGKENKLLKIRANQGDENAVLITINDNGPGIEEEALKKIFIPFFTTKKNGSGIGLSLSKQIMRNHRGNISAKSVLNVGTEFTLKFQN; encoded by the coding sequence ATGGTCTTTAAGAACTTCAAAGTTCAATTAGTCACCCGAGTTGCTTTACTCATCGGGACCATTTACGTATTTACGAATTTGGCCAATTCTGATGCGTATACTTTCACTCAGGGGCTCTTTTTAGTTTTGATCCTTGGTCAGGTATATTACCTGTACCAATTTCTGAATAAAGTCAATCGCGAACTGGTCACGTTTCTGAAGAGCATCCATTATGACGATTTTTCGCTCACTTATCCTGAACGCGCGACCAAATCCAGCATGGATCTGGTATACCGTGAATTCAATTCGGTGATCAAAAAATTCCGGGAAATCCGAGCGGAAAAAGAGGCGCAGTATACCTACCTCAAGACCATCGTTCAGCATGTGGGCATCGGGATCATTACCGTTGATAAGATCGGGGAGATCCAGATCATCAATACCGCCGCCAGAACACTATTGGGGATCAAACAGATGAAGAACATCTCACAGATCCGAAGTGTTTCTCCGGCACTGGTGGATGCCATGGAGTCCATGAAAACAGGTGGAAGGGATCTGATCAAGATCAATCGGGAAGGTGATGAGGTGCAATTAGCCATTTATGTGATAGAGCTTTCCCTAAGAGGAAAGGAATTTAAGCTCATATCGCTTCAGAACATCCAGAGTGAACTAGAAGAGAAGGAGATGGAGGCCTGGCAAAACCTGATCCGGGTACTGACACATGAGATCATGAATTCGGTGACACCTATTTCTTCTCTAGCAGCAACGGTGGAAGACGAATTGAGCGGGTATCTGGACAATGAAGGAGATGTGAATCCCATTTCCAATGAAGAAGTGGAGGACTTTCACCTGGCCCTGCAGACGATTCACAACAGGAGTGTGAGTCTAATCAAGTTTGTTAGTGATTTCCGGAACATGACCCGGGTGAAACTCCCAACTATCGAGGAGCATAAGGTCTGCGATATTCTCAAACATGTGATTTCACTACTGAAAAATGACATGAAGGAACAGGGTATTGAGCTTGACTATCATGTGGAGCCCGAAGAACTATTGTTCAACGTCGATAAGGAGCAGATTGAGCAGGTAGTGATCAATCTGGTTAAAAATGCCATTCAGGCACTCGCCGAAAACGAAGAGGATGGTAAGGAAAATAAATTACTAAAGATCCGTGCGAATCAAGGTGACGAAAATGCTGTATTGATCACCATTAATGATAATGGACCCGGTATCGAAGAGGAGGCTTTGAAAAAGATCTTTATTCCATTCTTTACCACCAAGAAAAACGGTTCTGGAATTGGGCTTAGTTTATCTAAGCAGATTATGCGCAATCATCGCGGCAACATTTCAGCAAAATCTGTTCTGAATGTTGGTACGGAGTTTACCTTGAAATTTCAGAATTAA
- a CDS encoding ATP-binding protein, whose amino-acid sequence MASQSLRNAFLRKPKDKTQLYSWFTSGSFVSASYFLLFYLIFDPWSMMFYICLGIVLVYLLLHFLVLWTGAKKQFFVIAVGFGYLSFFIHIALTGGISSSAAPHLIVAALFSFFFTYQKRIFVFFGISLFLLFGLGISDTYFIDPINLIRDDMLLAFNFSNHAYSAIVIFFFVYVFRAMANANNQSLKKSLSELGEATKKLVEVEKFASLGELTAGLAHEINNPVNYVQGNAILIRKIVGDLFKLEAIREEQEEQLRKYLSNRDGQDPQQMIEEMLAVSEVHKKKIEYSIIKDELAQLLDGLRHGVRRTSEIVKSLRIYSSAGNTVKSAFDLNQSVESALTLLNHLIVGKVEVNKDLGTIPKVNGNPGKVSQVIINVVSNAIQSIEVSEKGIIAVKTYLAEEDQKVVVSISDNGPGIPEKVLPKIFDPFYTTKEVGTGTGLGLSISKGIVEEHEGEIRVDTAQGKGTTFHIALPLAKVAG is encoded by the coding sequence ATGGCCAGTCAAAGCCTTAGAAATGCATTCTTAAGAAAGCCGAAAGACAAGACACAGTTATATAGCTGGTTTACCTCAGGGTCATTCGTATCAGCAAGTTACTTCCTGCTTTTTTATCTCATCTTTGATCCCTGGAGTATGATGTTTTACATCTGTCTGGGCATCGTTCTTGTTTATTTACTGTTGCACTTTTTGGTACTTTGGACCGGAGCAAAGAAGCAATTCTTCGTTATAGCGGTCGGATTTGGTTACCTGAGCTTTTTCATACATATCGCCCTTACCGGAGGAATTTCGTCTTCCGCCGCTCCGCATTTGATCGTTGCAGCCCTGTTTAGTTTTTTCTTCACCTATCAGAAACGCATTTTCGTCTTTTTCGGTATCAGTTTATTCCTTTTGTTTGGATTAGGCATTTCAGATACCTATTTCATTGACCCGATCAATTTGATAAGGGATGATATGTTATTGGCATTTAACTTTTCCAATCACGCATATTCGGCCATTGTTATTTTCTTCTTCGTTTATGTTTTCCGAGCCATGGCCAATGCCAATAACCAGTCTTTGAAGAAAAGCCTGAGTGAGCTTGGAGAGGCAACAAAAAAATTGGTGGAAGTTGAAAAGTTTGCGTCCTTGGGAGAATTGACTGCCGGGCTGGCCCATGAAATCAATAATCCTGTCAACTATGTACAGGGTAATGCCATTCTCATACGTAAGATCGTCGGTGATCTGTTTAAACTTGAAGCGATTCGGGAAGAGCAGGAAGAACAACTTCGAAAATATTTGAGTAATAGAGATGGTCAGGATCCGCAACAGATGATCGAAGAGATGCTGGCAGTCAGTGAAGTCCATAAAAAGAAAATTGAATATTCGATCATCAAAGACGAATTGGCGCAGCTATTGGATGGCCTTCGACATGGGGTGCGCCGTACTTCAGAAATTGTGAAAAGCCTGCGCATTTATTCCTCGGCAGGCAATACGGTTAAAAGTGCCTTTGACCTGAATCAATCTGTAGAATCGGCATTGACGTTGCTCAATCACCTTATTGTTGGAAAAGTTGAGGTGAATAAAGATCTGGGGACCATACCGAAGGTGAATGGAAACCCTGGAAAAGTGAGCCAGGTGATCATCAATGTCGTTTCTAACGCAATACAATCTATAGAGGTAAGTGAAAAGGGCATTATCGCAGTTAAGACTTATTTAGCCGAGGAGGATCAAAAAGTAGTAGTGAGTATATCAGACAATGGCCCCGGGATCCCCGAAAAAGTGTTACCAAAGATTTTCGATCCTTTTTATACTACGAAGGAGGTCGGTACGGGCACAGGCCTTGGATTGTCTATTTCTAAAGGAATTGTTGAAGAACATGAAGGCGAGATCCGCGTAGATACGGCGCAAGGGAAAGGAACCACTTTTCATATTGCTCTCCCTCTGGCCAAGGTAGCAGGATAA
- a CDS encoding DUF4199 domain-containing protein has product MFKKSIKYALICGVFTIGAFFVTFALEGNPFLDVSHMILDVFIFALFIGFASYEYKTHEKAGFLKFWEGMTISFLVYTQATLLFGIMLAIYFIVSADPLEAYQQAALAFLEAEKETYLQKFDENRYQQEWNDIQNLTLSGLFLNTLLKKIISGFFVAPVISIILKKNPK; this is encoded by the coding sequence ATGTTTAAAAAATCCATCAAATATGCCCTGATTTGTGGTGTTTTCACGATTGGAGCCTTTTTCGTGACCTTTGCCCTGGAAGGCAATCCGTTCTTGGATGTCAGCCATATGATCCTGGATGTATTTATTTTTGCATTGTTCATCGGATTTGCGTCATACGAATACAAAACCCATGAAAAGGCCGGATTCCTGAAATTTTGGGAAGGCATGACCATCTCATTTTTGGTCTACACGCAAGCTACCTTGTTGTTTGGGATCATGTTGGCCATTTACTTTATTGTTTCGGCAGACCCTCTAGAAGCATATCAACAAGCAGCTCTGGCTTTTTTGGAAGCAGAAAAAGAGACATACCTTCAAAAATTTGACGAAAATCGCTACCAACAGGAGTGGAATGACATCCAGAACCTCACGCTTTCTGGACTTTTCCTGAACACCTTGTTGAAAAAAATCATCAGCGGTTTCTTTGTGGCACCTGTAATCTCCATAATTTTAAAAAAGAATCCTAAATAA
- a CDS encoding nuclear transport factor 2 family protein produces MKFLRYLLSVISLFIILSSQAQEQEIMKVVQSVFDGMASNNGEMVKGAFTADAAMFTVAYDKEGKVFKRQGSLEKFAEAVSAPKDQAYNEPIWNERVEIDGALASVWVDYAFYLGNTFHHCGVDAFHLMLTDNGWKIFHLVDTRRTEDCKVPNSVKKKYED; encoded by the coding sequence ATGAAGTTTCTACGGTACCTGCTCTCAGTCATATCACTCTTTATCATACTGTCCTCACAAGCGCAGGAACAGGAAATCATGAAAGTGGTACAATCAGTCTTTGATGGCATGGCTAGCAATAACGGCGAAATGGTGAAAGGGGCGTTTACGGCAGATGCCGCTATGTTCACGGTGGCTTATGACAAAGAAGGCAAAGTCTTTAAACGGCAAGGTTCATTAGAGAAGTTTGCAGAAGCAGTTAGTGCTCCCAAAGATCAGGCCTATAACGAGCCCATCTGGAACGAACGCGTTGAAATTGATGGTGCGCTCGCTTCCGTATGGGTGGATTACGCTTTTTACCTGGGCAATACTTTTCACCATTGTGGTGTAGACGCATTTCACCTGATGCTAACCGATAATGGTTGGAAGATCTTCCATCTGGTGGACACCCGCAGAACGGAAGATTGTAAGGTGCCTAATTCTGTTAAAAAGAAATATGAGGATTAA
- a CDS encoding glycosyltransferase, translating to MSLKLSIIIPVYNRPDELNELLDTLTAQSRKPDEVIVVEDGSTISSKSITKSFEQSLPIRYLEKENEGQGFARNFGYQHATGDFLIVFDSDCLIPSNYLQVVADFLTASEVDAYGGPDAAHPDFTVTQKAISHSMTSVFTTGGIRGRKKHVGEYHPRSFNMGISKRTYEATQGYIIPFMGEDLEFSTRIIKHGFKTALIPEAFVYHKRRTDLKKFYQQLKYFGRARINLTRFHPEQIKIIHLFPLIFSLGLVASLLLSFLWPVLGLPLIATYGFYFSLIAVESLIVNRSLAVAFLTPIAAFLQMFGYGYGLTYEWIRKLRGIDPNTKYIELY from the coding sequence ATGTCTCTGAAGCTTTCCATCATCATACCCGTCTACAACAGACCGGATGAGTTGAATGAACTTCTAGACACGTTAACCGCACAGTCCAGAAAACCGGACGAAGTGATTGTAGTAGAAGATGGCTCTACGATCTCCTCAAAATCCATCACAAAGTCTTTTGAACAATCCTTGCCCATCCGATACCTCGAAAAAGAAAATGAAGGCCAGGGTTTTGCCAGAAATTTCGGTTATCAGCACGCCACGGGGGACTTTTTGATCGTATTTGATTCAGACTGCCTGATCCCATCAAACTACTTACAGGTGGTTGCAGACTTTTTGACGGCTTCTGAAGTGGACGCCTACGGAGGACCCGATGCTGCACATCCGGATTTTACCGTCACACAAAAAGCCATCAGCCATAGCATGACCTCCGTGTTCACCACTGGTGGCATCCGTGGCCGTAAAAAGCATGTAGGGGAATACCATCCTCGTAGTTTTAACATGGGGATATCAAAACGCACTTACGAAGCAACCCAGGGATATATTATTCCATTCATGGGCGAAGACCTGGAGTTCAGTACGCGCATCATCAAACATGGATTTAAGACCGCACTAATTCCTGAAGCTTTTGTTTATCATAAGCGTCGAACGGATCTCAAAAAATTCTATCAGCAGCTCAAGTACTTCGGACGTGCCAGGATCAACCTGACGCGATTTCATCCTGAGCAGATCAAAATAATTCACCTGTTTCCATTGATTTTTAGTTTGGGCTTAGTTGCGAGTCTGTTGTTAAGCTTCTTATGGCCTGTTCTGGGTCTGCCACTCATCGCCACTTATGGCTTTTACTTTTCCCTGATTGCAGTGGAAAGCCTTATCGTGAATCGCTCCCTGGCGGTCGCATTCCTCACGCCCATTGCAGCCTTCCTGCAAATGTTTGGTTATGGCTATGGGCTCACCTATGAATGGATCCGCAAGCTCAGGGGCATTGATCCCAATACGAAGTACATCGAGTTGTACTAA
- a CDS encoding BatA domain-containing protein — translation MDKQPECTNIVQQLKLLRREVDMTLTNPVFLWGFLALAIPIIVHLFAFRRTKKVYFSNISLINQVKDETKSRSRLQHLLIMACRLLFFLLLILAFLQPSFNQGEELSKRSILYIDNSYSMSGEVGPGISGLDEALNLVNAYVKRQPRDHEFVILTNDFASFASRFQSQDETLDYLTEISFSPRSRTFASVMSRISSYQQSDANIFLFSDFQQSTMGSLETDESPSGKIYATLIETSASGNVYVDTTYLLNPFVNLGEKNEVIFDVRNTRESAYDNLTLRLLNENKLVGSQTVTIPPGGKSTVNFEIDQAALQSDRLMLTFEDFPVTFDNDFALAVPASPKVKVTVVTENSRSYLARVYGNSELFDLTIFSPDNIDFSKLAGIDLLLIEGMKEVPAWVLGQLGQVGHMVWVPADDVNPSGFTQALDTRMNQVNDSIPLTSTIMNRNNPFFDGLIEQTNSNLALPKVKRVLSHRPTVNSLIGNEFGGPFITLFAQQSDIYLFTAPLNLQYTDLPEHALFVPIMYRIAQLSAKGVGVLAHSFDESVVSIARPGEAQGAVKVFGEGSEFVPNYYFTGKALTMEMPPDAFDNGFFQVVIDTDTLTTLAFNASKKESDLTPYSEAELTALTELLPQLEWVDYENATQLAGFFSGEEDREALWKYALLLALFFGLAEVVLVRFAHQSLN, via the coding sequence TTGGATAAGCAACCCGAATGCACTAATATCGTTCAGCAATTGAAGCTGCTAAGGCGTGAGGTTGATATGACATTAACAAATCCGGTATTTCTTTGGGGTTTCCTGGCATTGGCCATCCCTATCATTGTCCATCTATTTGCATTTCGACGTACCAAAAAGGTCTATTTTTCTAATATTTCGTTGATCAATCAGGTCAAAGATGAGACCAAATCGAGAAGCCGTTTGCAGCACCTCCTGATCATGGCTTGCCGGTTGTTGTTCTTCTTGTTACTGATCCTGGCTTTTTTACAGCCTTCTTTCAATCAAGGCGAGGAATTATCAAAGAGATCTATTCTGTACATCGACAATTCCTACAGTATGTCAGGAGAAGTAGGGCCAGGAATTTCTGGACTGGACGAGGCGCTGAATCTGGTCAATGCGTATGTGAAGCGACAGCCAAGAGACCATGAGTTTGTGATCCTGACCAATGACTTTGCTTCATTTGCCAGCCGTTTCCAGTCACAAGATGAGACGCTTGATTATTTAACGGAAATCAGCTTCAGTCCCAGATCAAGGACATTTGCATCGGTGATGTCCCGTATTTCCAGCTATCAACAATCTGATGCGAACATATTCCTATTTTCTGATTTCCAACAATCAACGATGGGTTCATTGGAAACGGACGAATCACCATCAGGAAAGATCTATGCAACACTGATTGAAACAAGCGCTTCGGGAAATGTCTACGTAGATACCACCTATCTGCTCAACCCTTTTGTAAATCTGGGTGAAAAGAATGAAGTGATCTTTGATGTAAGAAACACCAGGGAAAGCGCATACGATAACCTGACGCTGCGGCTTTTGAATGAGAACAAACTAGTGGGTTCACAAACAGTGACGATACCACCAGGTGGCAAATCCACGGTCAACTTTGAAATCGACCAGGCTGCCTTGCAGAGCGATCGGCTTATGCTCACTTTCGAGGATTTCCCAGTGACTTTTGACAATGACTTTGCTCTGGCTGTTCCTGCATCGCCTAAAGTAAAAGTGACAGTAGTCACAGAAAATAGTCGGTCCTATCTGGCCCGGGTTTATGGCAATTCCGAATTATTTGACTTGACGATTTTTTCACCGGACAACATTGACTTTTCGAAACTTGCCGGAATAGACTTGTTGTTGATCGAAGGAATGAAAGAAGTCCCGGCCTGGGTATTAGGGCAATTAGGACAAGTGGGACACATGGTTTGGGTCCCGGCAGACGATGTAAATCCTTCTGGTTTTACGCAAGCCCTGGACACCCGCATGAATCAGGTAAATGATTCGATCCCTCTCACCTCCACCATCATGAATCGCAACAATCCATTCTTCGATGGTCTGATCGAACAAACCAACAGTAACCTGGCCTTACCAAAAGTAAAAAGAGTGCTTTCTCATCGACCTACAGTAAACAGTCTGATCGGCAATGAATTTGGAGGCCCGTTCATTACACTTTTCGCTCAGCAAAGTGATATTTATTTATTTACCGCGCCCTTGAACCTGCAATACACAGATCTACCCGAGCATGCCCTATTCGTTCCCATCATGTATCGAATCGCTCAATTGAGTGCTAAAGGAGTCGGTGTATTGGCGCATTCCTTTGATGAGTCCGTGGTTTCTATCGCGAGGCCTGGCGAGGCACAAGGGGCAGTGAAAGTATTTGGTGAAGGCAGCGAGTTCGTACCAAACTACTACTTCACTGGAAAAGCACTGACGATGGAAATGCCTCCTGATGCATTTGATAATGGCTTTTTTCAGGTAGTCATTGATACAGACACCCTGACAACTCTGGCTTTTAACGCTTCCAAAAAAGAATCGGACCTTACGCCGTATTCTGAAGCTGAATTGACCGCCTTAACCGAACTGCTTCCGCAATTGGAATGGGTAGATTATGAGAATGCAACTCAATTGGCCGGGTTCTTCTCAGGAGAAGAAGATCGGGAAGCGCTTTGGAAATATGCACTACTTTTGGCCCTGTTTTTCGGATTGGCAGAGGTAGTTCTGGTAAGGTTTGCCCATCAATCCCTTAATTGA
- a CDS encoding glycosyltransferase family 2 protein — translation MSEDPLDLSLIIPVYNEEESLPKLHDWLHRVLKESKLTAEIIFIDDGSSDRSWPIIREFCKQQTQVKALRLQGNQGKSFALQAGFDQAQGDVVITLDADMQDSPDEIPELYRLIKEEAYDLVSGWKKKRYDPLEKRLPSRFFNGVTRWVSGIKLHDFNCGLKAYRKEVVKSITLYGEMHRYIPLLAKWNGFGRIGEKVVEHRAREFGKTKFGLERYLTGFLDLISVVFVTRFKKRPMHFFGGLGSISIFIGLSITTFVIGDKIYRISRHLPVRDVVDQPLFFLALVALVVGVQLFLAGFIAELILRVVPRKKDQVAEKLNG, via the coding sequence GTGTCGGAAGATCCATTGGACCTTAGTTTAATAATCCCAGTATATAACGAGGAAGAATCTCTTCCGAAGCTGCACGATTGGCTCCATCGTGTATTGAAAGAATCGAAGCTGACTGCCGAAATCATTTTTATTGATGACGGCAGTTCAGATCGTTCATGGCCAATCATACGTGAATTTTGTAAACAACAAACACAGGTAAAAGCGCTTCGATTACAAGGCAACCAGGGAAAATCATTTGCCCTGCAAGCTGGTTTCGATCAGGCGCAGGGTGACGTAGTGATCACACTGGATGCCGACATGCAAGACAGCCCGGATGAGATTCCTGAATTGTATCGATTGATCAAAGAGGAAGCTTATGACCTGGTTTCTGGCTGGAAAAAGAAACGCTATGATCCGTTAGAAAAGCGACTTCCATCGCGATTTTTCAATGGCGTGACCCGCTGGGTCTCCGGCATCAAATTGCATGATTTCAATTGTGGACTCAAGGCCTACCGCAAAGAAGTCGTTAAGTCCATCACATTGTATGGAGAAATGCATCGCTATATTCCGCTGCTCGCCAAATGGAATGGCTTTGGCCGGATTGGAGAAAAAGTGGTCGAACACCGTGCCCGCGAATTTGGTAAAACCAAATTCGGTCTGGAACGTTATCTCACTGGCTTTCTGGACCTGATCTCAGTAGTCTTTGTAACCCGATTCAAAAAACGGCCGATGCACTTTTTCGGTGGGTTAGGCTCGATATCAATCTTTATCGGACTCTCGATCACTACGTTCGTTATTGGAGATAAAATCTATCGCATTTCCAGGCATCTGCCCGTCCGAGATGTGGTCGATCAACCGCTGTTCTTTCTCGCGCTTGTGGCGTTGGTCGTGGGTGTCCAATTATTCCTGGCCGGCTTTATTGCAGAATTGATTTTGCGCGTCGTTCCTCGCAAGAAAGATCAGGTGGCGGAGAAACTTAACGGGTAA
- a CDS encoding DUF5606 domain-containing protein produces the protein MEFSDVASVSGKGGLFKVLTPTRTGVILESLDGSKKKLVAGMQTKVSVLSDISIYTIDGEGAVPLQDVMVKIHEEFAGDTGLSGTSDSEELKSFLKHVLPNYDEDRVYVSDIKKLVNWYNKLAADYPEVFTADADEESTEEDATPAEEESKD, from the coding sequence ATGGAGTTTAGCGACGTAGCATCAGTTTCAGGAAAGGGAGGATTATTCAAAGTTCTAACACCCACTCGCACAGGAGTGATCCTTGAGTCTTTGGATGGATCCAAAAAGAAGTTAGTGGCAGGAATGCAAACGAAAGTATCGGTACTTTCAGATATTTCTATTTACACGATCGATGGCGAAGGGGCAGTTCCTTTGCAGGATGTCATGGTCAAGATACATGAAGAATTTGCAGGTGATACCGGGCTATCTGGAACCAGTGATTCTGAAGAGTTAAAATCGTTTTTAAAACACGTGCTTCCTAACTATGATGAGGATCGTGTATATGTATCGGACATCAAGAAACTAGTCAACTGGTACAATAAGCTCGCGGCGGATTATCCGGAAGTCTTTACGGCAGATGCTGACGAAGAAAGCACGGAAGAAGATGCTACCCCTGCCGAGGAGGAAAGCAAAGATTAA